The Chitinophagales bacterium genome has a window encoding:
- a CDS encoding RNA methyltransferase, which yields MTPERLANITRVLNNRQPDLAIVMENIEDPHNIFAVMRTCDAVGVQDVYVVNTKFRAHKKHGNASSSSAAKWLTLHQFDTLEDCIEVVKSRYDKLYAGYLGEGSQSIYDMDLTESAALVFGNEHFGVTEEMLEHCDGRFIIPQVGMIRSLNISVACAVTLYEARRQRAVKGYYDDETPRLPEPDRQVLKEKWSRSRHKQQ from the coding sequence ATGACACCCGAACGTTTAGCCAATATAACAAGAGTACTCAACAACCGTCAGCCGGATCTGGCCATAGTGATGGAGAACATAGAAGACCCCCACAATATATTCGCCGTCATGCGCACCTGCGATGCGGTGGGCGTACAGGATGTGTACGTGGTCAACACAAAATTCAGGGCACACAAAAAGCACGGCAATGCCAGCTCTTCATCGGCCGCCAAGTGGCTCACCCTCCACCAGTTCGACACGCTGGAGGACTGTATAGAAGTGGTAAAAAGCCGCTACGATAAGCTGTATGCAGGTTACCTCGGCGAGGGCTCACAGTCTATATACGATATGGACCTGACGGAGTCTGCGGCGCTGGTATTCGGCAACGAGCATTTCGGCGTTACAGAAGAGATGCTGGAGCACTGCGACGGCAGGTTTATCATACCACAGGTGGGCATGATACGCTCCCTGAACATATCGGTAGCCTGTGCGGTTACTTTGTATGAAGCAAGGCGTCAGCGGGCCGTAAAAGGCTATTATGACGATGAAACGCCCCGCCTCCCGGAACCGGACAGGCAGGTGCTGAAAGAAAAGTGGAGCAGGAGCCGCCACAAACAACAGTAA
- a CDS encoding SBBP repeat-containing protein, producing the protein MRTLFTLLSALLPLLSFAVDNTSTEAFSARHLYFMENKGQVTDQYYKARPDIDFKLSATSGLNVYVGSGAIHYQFYMPDTSIHRMPKQHDSVFAEQRPDMQDSIRYLMYRMDVELIGANKDAVLKKEGRQDYYENYYTPGVGKDGATVYAYEKIIYRNIYPNIDWVLYVNSKRNNTVKYDFIVHPGGDPSIIQLKYNGASEINLNQDGSLSAVTPQGIITENAPVSYSEDGTTVASKFVLSGNILRYNVAPYEGTLVIDPGLDWGTYYGDTAYNDEGYGVTTDLDNNVYLTGETSSIGNIVTSGAYQTVQGGWYDVFLVKFDSYGNRIWGTFYGDVGNDAGLSVAIGNSKALYVAGRSTSVIGISTSNSFQSVLDGSQDGFLIKFDTSGKRIWGTYYGGSAGDVVEGIGIDGLEFIYLVGSTQSTTGLATVNANQTSYRSVFVAKFDSTGQRIWGTYFGGSGSEGFNSIDVTDKGDLYIGGCSFGGYGLATIGAHQESFGGGSRDAYLASFDSSGNLKWATYYGGYREDGSYYNSVVSDRLGNVYLAGYAFSPNNIASPNGYHNSLIGGLYDAFLAKFDSSGNRIWATYLGGYDWDAAYALNIDNNSNLIIGGRTKSTNGIATSGTYQTYFAGGEFDAFLMKVDSAGIPLWGTYYGGAGIDEISCIACDMRGNIFATGRTTSVYGISKGNGFQLNGGKVIFTPPFPQYAIYDVFLSKFCDANPVSGTITGSGAICEGGSTTFQPGVPYGSWFSLTGNLDIDSLGNVTGETAGIDTVIYVVSNACGTDTARHLVTIMPTPVISIQPADVAVNASQSSLFTLYVTGAGLVHQWQEDAGSGFTNINNGGNYSGANTNTLIVSNATIAMNMNKYRCVVLSGPCSDTSDPATLYVWPLSIDDVDAANIHIAPNPTNGVVTITAPESIIKVEVFSLMGQKLLSHNATTRAVEIDLKGLAAGVYIVKVNDSYVSRVVKK; encoded by the coding sequence ATGCGCACACTCTTCACGCTGTTGTCAGCATTATTACCTTTACTATCGTTTGCCGTAGACAATACTAGCACCGAAGCTTTTTCAGCCAGGCATTTGTACTTTATGGAGAATAAAGGGCAGGTGACAGATCAGTATTATAAAGCGAGGCCGGATATAGACTTTAAATTGTCAGCAACATCGGGATTAAATGTGTATGTAGGTAGTGGAGCCATACACTACCAGTTTTATATGCCTGATACATCGATACATAGGATGCCTAAACAGCATGATAGTGTATTTGCAGAACAAAGGCCTGATATGCAGGATAGTATTAGGTACCTCATGTACCGTATGGATGTAGAACTGATTGGTGCAAATAAGGATGCAGTACTGAAAAAAGAAGGAAGGCAGGATTATTATGAGAATTACTACACTCCTGGTGTGGGTAAAGATGGTGCTACCGTATATGCTTATGAGAAAATAATCTATAGGAATATATACCCGAATATTGATTGGGTATTGTATGTAAACTCAAAAAGAAACAATACAGTTAAGTATGATTTTATCGTTCATCCCGGCGGTGATCCTTCAATCATTCAGTTGAAGTATAATGGGGCATCTGAAATTAACTTGAATCAGGATGGTAGTTTATCGGCTGTAACGCCACAGGGTATTATTACGGAAAATGCGCCTGTCTCATATTCAGAAGATGGAACAACGGTTGCAAGCAAGTTTGTGTTAAGTGGTAATATCCTGAGGTATAATGTAGCACCTTATGAGGGTACATTAGTTATAGATCCGGGGTTGGATTGGGGTACTTATTATGGGGATACGGCATATAATGATGAAGGGTATGGTGTTACAACCGACTTAGATAATAATGTGTATTTGACTGGAGAAACATCAAGCATAGGTAATATAGTAACAAGTGGTGCTTACCAAACTGTGCAAGGTGGCTGGTATGATGTTTTTCTCGTTAAGTTTGATAGTTATGGTAATCGTATTTGGGGGACTTTTTACGGAGATGTTGGCAATGATGCTGGCTTATCAGTTGCCATAGGGAATTCTAAAGCATTGTATGTTGCAGGCAGATCAACCAGTGTCATCGGAATTTCAACCTCAAATAGTTTTCAAAGTGTACTTGATGGTAGCCAAGACGGATTTCTGATAAAATTTGACACATCTGGTAAGAGAATATGGGGAACTTATTATGGAGGTAGTGCTGGTGATGTTGTTGAAGGAATAGGTATAGATGGTTTGGAGTTCATTTATCTTGTAGGGTCAACACAAAGTACAACTGGATTAGCTACCGTAAATGCTAACCAAACATCATATCGCAGTGTGTTTGTGGCAAAGTTTGATAGCACAGGACAACGAATTTGGGGTACGTACTTTGGGGGAAGTGGTTCAGAGGGTTTTAATAGTATTGATGTAACAGATAAAGGTGATTTATATATTGGCGGATGTAGTTTTGGAGGGTATGGCTTAGCGACTATTGGTGCTCACCAAGAATCATTTGGTGGAGGCTCACGTGATGCATATTTAGCTAGTTTTGATAGTTCTGGTAACTTGAAGTGGGCAACATATTATGGCGGATATAGAGAGGATGGTTCTTATTATAACAGTGTGGTCAGCGACAGATTAGGAAATGTGTATTTAGCAGGTTATGCATTCAGTCCAAATAATATTGCAAGCCCTAATGGCTATCACAACAGCTTGATTGGTGGGCTTTATGATGCATTTCTTGCAAAGTTTGATAGTTCAGGTAACCGTATTTGGGCAACTTACCTCGGAGGTTATGATTGGGATGCTGCATACGCTCTTAATATTGATAATAATTCGAACTTAATAATTGGAGGACGTACAAAAAGTACAAATGGCATAGCTACAAGTGGAACTTATCAGACATATTTTGCTGGTGGTGAATTTGATGCCTTTTTGATGAAAGTTGATAGTGCTGGTATTCCTTTATGGGGTACGTATTATGGAGGTGCGGGTATAGATGAAATAAGTTGTATCGCATGTGATATGCGTGGTAATATATTCGCTACAGGACGAACAACAAGTGTATATGGTATATCAAAAGGAAATGGGTTTCAATTAAACGGTGGTAAAGTTATATTCACACCACCATTTCCTCAATATGCTATATATGACGTTTTCCTTAGTAAGTTTTGTGATGCAAACCCGGTTTCCGGAACTATAACAGGTTCAGGTGCGATTTGTGAAGGCGGATCAACAACTTTCCAACCTGGTGTGCCATATGGTTCCTGGTTTTCTTTAACCGGCAATCTTGATATTGATTCGTTGGGTAATGTGACAGGTGAAACTGCAGGTATAGATACAGTGATATACGTTGTGTCTAATGCTTGCGGAACTGATACTGCTCGGCATCTTGTTACTATTATGCCAACTCCTGTTATAAGCATACAACCTGCTGATGTGGCCGTAAATGCCTCTCAAAGCTCATTGTTTACACTATATGTTACAGGAGCTGGTTTGGTGCATCAATGGCAGGAAGATGCAGGCAGTGGTTTTACGAATATTAATAATGGAGGGAATTATAGCGGCGCAAATACCAATACCCTGATTGTAAGCAATGCAACAATTGCTATGAATATGAATAAATACAGATGTGTAGTGTTATCTGGACCCTGCTCAGACACTTCTGATCCAGCAACCTTGTATGTATGGCCACTTAGTATTGATGATGTAGATGCAGCTAACATTCATATTGCTCCCAATCCAACTAATGGAGTAGTGACCATTACAGCACCTGAGAGTATTATTAAGGTGGAAGTATTCAGCCTAATGGGGCAGAAATTGTTATCGCACAATGCCACTACCAGAGCTGTTGAGATCGATCTGAAAGGACTTGCTGCCGGTGTGTATATAGTGAAGGTGAATGATAGCTATGTAAGCAGGGTGGTGAAAAAGTAA
- a CDS encoding ATPase, with translation MNKNRIMYSLEFPIRCSPAILYEFLSTPVGLSEWFADKVDQKDETFKFSWNGAQDIAYQIDSLENEYVRYRWDYYAPDEFFEFRIEQSPVTNETILTITDFADKIDIKDQENLWDSQVHELKHRIGS, from the coding sequence ATGAATAAGAACAGAATAATGTATTCTCTAGAGTTCCCGATCAGATGCTCCCCTGCGATTTTGTATGAGTTTCTGTCAACGCCCGTAGGTTTGTCAGAGTGGTTTGCCGATAAAGTGGATCAGAAGGATGAAACCTTCAAGTTTTCGTGGAACGGCGCACAGGATATAGCCTACCAGATAGACAGCCTGGAGAATGAATATGTACGCTACCGTTGGGATTATTACGCGCCTGATGAGTTTTTCGAGTTCAGGATAGAACAGAGCCCCGTAACCAACGAGACCATCCTTACGATAACTGATTTTGCCGATAAAATCGACATAAAAGATCAGGAAAACCTATGGGATAGCCAGGTGCACGAACTGAAGCACAGGATAGGCAGTTGA
- a CDS encoding DUF559 domain-containing protein: MKNKIIPYNPRLKEIARRLRKQGILGEVLLWKQLQRKAFGVEFHRQVPILEYIVDFYCHELMLVIEIDGITHDFEGADIKDAKRQAEIEAYGVVFIRFADSEIKKNMQGVVRIIENVVWELQQRG; encoded by the coding sequence ATGAAAAATAAAATAATACCATATAATCCGAGGTTGAAGGAAATTGCGAGAAGGCTTCGTAAACAGGGCATATTGGGCGAAGTGTTGTTATGGAAACAATTGCAAAGGAAAGCTTTTGGTGTTGAGTTTCACAGGCAAGTGCCTATACTGGAATATATAGTGGACTTTTACTGCCATGAGTTGATGCTGGTTATAGAGATAGATGGTATTACCCACGATTTTGAAGGGGCTGATATAAAAGATGCAAAAAGGCAGGCGGAAATTGAAGCGTATGGGGTAGTGTTTATTAGATTTGCCGATTCGGAGATAAAAAAGAATATGCAGGGCGTGGTGCGGATTATTGAAAATGTGGTTTGGGAATTACAACAGCGAGGGTAG
- a CDS encoding N-6 DNA methylase has product MANLSSTIKAIQDIMRKDAGVDGDAQRISQLGWMLFLKIFDEKEQEWMITNSNYKSPIRKDLRWASWAADEEGMTGDELLDFVNNNLFPALKNLSIRNNKDVARMVRDVFEDSYNYMKSGTLLRQVINKINTGIKLTSKTDRHAFNDIYEQILRDLQSAGNAGEFYTPRPVTQFVVEMVAPKLGETVLDPACGTAGYLTNVVDYITTHQKVKTLEERAQLQNNIRGVEKKPLPHMLATTNMILHGIEVPSIDHDNLLNRSWTEWTNKDRVDVICTNPPFGGMEEDGVENNFPAQFRTRETANLFMALIIHMLKDGGRCGLVLPDGFLFGEGVATRIKENLLEKCNLHTIVRLPNGVFAPYTNIKTNLLFFTKGEPTKEVWYYEHPYPEGVKNYNKTKPINIKEFDRERKWWNNRRENEYAWKVSVEDIKERGYNLDIKNPNTVEDTHEYSSEELIDRLTKSFRKSQLLLDELATVLGK; this is encoded by the coding sequence ATGGCTAATTTAAGCAGTACAATAAAAGCGATACAGGACATCATGCGTAAAGACGCTGGTGTGGATGGTGATGCGCAACGAATTTCACAATTAGGGTGGATGCTCTTCCTGAAAATATTTGATGAGAAAGAGCAGGAGTGGATGATAACCAACAGCAACTACAAATCGCCCATACGTAAAGACCTGAGATGGGCATCGTGGGCGGCAGACGAAGAAGGAATGACGGGTGATGAATTGCTGGACTTTGTGAACAATAACCTCTTTCCGGCTCTTAAGAACCTGAGCATACGCAACAATAAGGATGTGGCACGGATGGTGCGTGATGTGTTTGAGGATAGCTACAACTATATGAAAAGCGGTACACTGCTGCGGCAGGTCATCAATAAGATTAACACAGGCATTAAGCTTACCAGCAAGACCGACAGGCACGCATTTAACGATATATACGAACAGATACTCCGTGACCTGCAAAGTGCGGGCAATGCCGGAGAGTTCTATACTCCAAGGCCTGTAACACAGTTTGTGGTAGAAATGGTTGCCCCTAAGCTGGGTGAAACAGTGCTGGACCCTGCCTGCGGGACTGCGGGCTACCTGACCAATGTGGTGGACTATATAACCACCCACCAAAAGGTGAAGACCCTGGAGGAGCGTGCACAACTGCAAAACAACATACGTGGGGTAGAAAAGAAACCCCTGCCACATATGCTGGCTACTACCAACATGATACTACATGGTATAGAAGTGCCCAGTATAGACCACGACAACCTGCTGAACCGCAGCTGGACGGAGTGGACTAATAAAGACAGGGTGGATGTGATTTGTACCAACCCGCCGTTTGGAGGTATGGAAGAAGACGGGGTAGAAAATAACTTCCCGGCGCAATTCCGTACAAGGGAGACGGCCAACCTGTTTATGGCGCTGATAATACATATGCTGAAAGACGGAGGCCGTTGCGGATTGGTATTGCCCGATGGTTTCTTATTTGGTGAAGGTGTGGCTACACGCATAAAGGAAAACCTGCTGGAGAAATGCAACCTGCACACTATTGTACGCCTGCCCAATGGCGTGTTTGCCCCTTATACTAATATTAAAACTAACCTACTGTTTTTTACTAAAGGTGAACCCACCAAAGAAGTATGGTATTATGAACACCCATACCCGGAAGGCGTTAAGAACTATAACAAGACCAAGCCGATTAATATAAAAGAATTTGACAGAGAGAGGAAATGGTGGAACAACCGTAGGGAAAATGAATATGCATGGAAAGTATCTGTAGAAGATATAAAAGAGCGCGGCTATAACCTGGATATTAAGAATCCTAATACCGTAGAAGACACTCATGAATATTCAAGTGAAGAATTAATAGATAGATTGACAAAGTCATTTAGGAAAAGTCAGTTACTACTTGATGAATTAGCAACAGTATTGGGAAAATGA
- a CDS encoding restriction endonuclease subunit S — protein sequence MRFRDFLKIQKDNYVDIDDASSYIIAGVQNYGRGIVNRRQVLGSELTMKKYQVISPNQLMWCKVDTKNGAFGITQLQHKGALASTNMCLAQIDTKLVYPPLLQLIFSIKWYYESINSKSTGTTNRKYLTPKQVFEELHFPDLTIAEQKRIVAKIDFFEKSGFTSEIDSQLTNIQLLRQTILQEAVQGKLVPQNPNDEPAIELLKRIQAEKEQLIKEKKIKKPKPLPPIADDEIPYDLPEGWVWCRLGELTTLITKGSSPKWQGINYVQNGLLFITSENVNSYYIDYSKEKFVEERFNDIEPRSILKYGDYLMNIVGGSIGRTAMYMNHEIANINQAVCLIRIETTNVDKGFLLHFFNSEICKGYMFDKQVDNARPNLSMGNIAKFIIPLPPLKEQQRIVAKVEQLMQLCDELEAQVQQSKTDAEQLLQAVLREAFEGGVRTSPAAKGGTPFEGGIVAAVAAEGEVVYKKKK from the coding sequence ATGAGGTTTAGAGACTTTTTGAAAATTCAGAAAGACAATTATGTCGATATTGATGATGCTTCTTCATACATCATTGCAGGTGTTCAAAACTATGGTAGAGGTATCGTCAATAGGCGACAGGTATTGGGTTCAGAGTTAACTATGAAGAAATATCAGGTTATCTCACCAAACCAGCTTATGTGGTGCAAAGTTGATACTAAAAATGGTGCATTTGGTATTACGCAATTACAACATAAAGGTGCATTAGCTTCAACTAATATGTGTCTTGCTCAGATAGACACTAAACTTGTTTATCCGCCTCTGCTACAGCTAATTTTTTCAATCAAATGGTATTATGAATCTATTAATAGCAAGTCAACAGGAACAACCAATAGGAAATATTTGACACCTAAGCAGGTTTTTGAAGAATTACACTTCCCCGACTTAACTATCGCAGAACAAAAGAGAATTGTAGCAAAAATCGATTTTTTCGAAAAATCAGGTTTTACATCTGAAATAGACTCCCAACTCACCAATATACAGCTACTACGCCAAACCATATTGCAGGAGGCGGTACAAGGCAAGCTGGTGCCACAAAACCCCAATGATGAGCCCGCTATCGAATTGCTGAAAAGAATCCAAGCAGAAAAAGAACAACTCATCAAAGAAAAGAAAATAAAAAAGCCCAAACCGTTACCACCCATTGCCGATGATGAAATACCCTATGATTTGCCTGAGGGGTGGGTGTGGTGTAGGTTAGGAGAATTGACGACTCTTATTACTAAAGGTTCATCACCAAAATGGCAGGGAATAAATTATGTTCAGAATGGCTTATTGTTTATTACGAGTGAAAATGTAAATAGCTATTACATTGATTATTCCAAGGAAAAGTTTGTTGAAGAACGTTTTAATGATATCGAACCTCGGTCGATTTTGAAATATGGCGACTATTTAATGAATATCGTTGGTGGGTCAATTGGTCGTACTGCCATGTATATGAATCATGAAATTGCAAATATTAACCAGGCGGTTTGTTTAATAAGAATAGAAACCACAAATGTTGACAAAGGATTTCTACTTCACTTTTTTAATAGTGAGATTTGTAAAGGTTATATGTTTGACAAACAGGTTGACAATGCAAGACCTAACCTTAGCATGGGAAATATAGCCAAATTTATTATCCCGCTTCCCCCTCTCAAAGAACAACAACGTATAGTCGCCAAAGTAGAGCAACTGATGCAGCTATGCGATGAACTGGAGGCACAGGTGCAGCAAAGCAAAACAGATGCAGAGCAGCTACTGCAGGCGGTATTAAGAGAAGCCTTTGAGGGTGGTGTGCGTACATCCCCCGCCGCCAAAGGCGGCACCCCCTTCGAAGGGGGAATTGTGGCTGCTGTTGCTGCAGAGGGAGAGGTGGTGTATAAAAAGAAGAAATGA
- a CDS encoding RNA polymerase sigma factor RpoD/SigA, whose translation MRQLKITKSITNRESQSLEKYLQEIGKVDLITPEEEVQLAIRIKQGDQIALEKLTKANLRFVVSVAKQYQNQGLSLSDLINEGNLGLIKAAQRFDETRGFKFISYAVWWIRQSILQALAEQSRIVRLPLNKVGLSNKISKAYSQLEQEFEREPSTEELAELLEIGTEEVETTLGVAARHVSVDAPFVDSEDNTLLDVLENPNSEAADSELSHYDSLRCEIERSLGTLTERQRDVIKLYFGIGVEHPMSLEDIGEKFSLTRERVRQIKDKAITKLRTTTRCQLLKSYLGN comes from the coding sequence ATGCGTCAGCTCAAAATCACGAAATCGATTACGAATCGTGAAAGCCAGTCCCTGGAGAAGTACCTGCAGGAAATTGGAAAAGTAGATTTGATTACCCCCGAAGAAGAAGTGCAGTTAGCCATCAGGATCAAACAAGGCGATCAAATTGCACTGGAGAAACTGACAAAAGCCAACCTGCGTTTCGTAGTGTCTGTGGCTAAACAGTATCAGAACCAGGGCCTCTCCCTCAGCGACCTTATCAACGAAGGTAACCTTGGCCTGATAAAAGCGGCTCAACGCTTTGACGAAACAAGGGGTTTCAAATTCATCTCTTACGCCGTATGGTGGATACGCCAGTCTATCCTCCAGGCACTTGCCGAACAATCACGTATCGTGCGCCTGCCTCTGAACAAAGTAGGCCTCTCTAACAAGATCAGCAAAGCATACTCACAGTTAGAACAGGAGTTCGAGCGCGAACCTTCTACTGAAGAGCTGGCAGAACTGCTGGAGATCGGTACCGAAGAAGTAGAAACTACACTTGGTGTTGCTGCAAGGCACGTATCTGTTGACGCTCCTTTTGTGGACAGCGAAGACAATACGCTGCTGGATGTGCTGGAAAACCCCAACTCAGAAGCAGCCGACTCAGAACTGTCTCATTACGACTCGTTACGTTGCGAAATAGAACGTTCGCTGGGTACGCTTACAGAGCGCCAGAGGGATGTGATCAAACTGTACTTTGGTATAGGTGTTGAGCACCCCATGAGCCTGGAAGATATCGGTGAGAAATTCTCACTGACCCGTGAGCGTGTGCGCCAGATCAAGGATAAAGCTATAACCAAGCTGCGCACTACTACACGCTGCCAACTGCTTAAATCTTACTTAGGCAACTAA
- a CDS encoding DEAD/DEAH box helicase family protein, whose protein sequence is MTDRIDKKSLSERDICTKYITPAIANAGWDVELQVLEEVSFTDGKIFVKGKLTTRGKRKRADYILYYKPDIPIAIIEAKDNNHTIRSGIQQALGYADTLDIPCVFSSNGDGFLFHDKTAEGSNIETELTLDQFPAPEQLWERYKKYKGITTPEEEQIVAQDYYSDGSGRKPRYYQQIAINRTIEAVAKGQDRILLVMATGTGKTYTAFQIVHRLWKAGAKKRILFLADRNALIDQTKRGDFKHFRDKMTVVKHRQIDKSYEIYLALYQGLTGSDEDANVYKEFSPDFFDLVIIDECHRGSAKDDSAWREILNYFSKATHIGLTATPRETKEISNSEYFGDPIYTYSLKQGIDDGFLAPYRVVRIGLNVDYEGWRPEKGKTDKAGKEVEDRIYNRKDYDKNIVIDERTDMVAKKLTEFLKGTDRFAKTIVFCVDIDHAERMRSAIAKHNADLVAQNHKYVMQITGDNDEGKRELDNFINPEEKYPVIATTSKLMTTGVDAQTCKVIVLDSNIQSMTEFKQIIGRGTRINEEFEKLYFTILDFRNVTDLFADKEFDGDPVRVKIAGEDEDLGKVEQEETEAATDTTDIDGTEVTFEQPQVRYPIGNLGSKVGEPRAKIYVNGVDVTVLNTREMYFDKDGKPVTVSLKDHTRDIVLNHYTSLEAFLSRWNEADRKDAIIRELEEQGVLVNDLRNAVDKELDLFDLVCHVAYDQPPLTRKERANNVKKRNYFTKYGDEARNVLEALLDKYADEGVTTLENTQVLALDPLTDYGSPREIIELFGGMDAYQKAIHDLENELYQIG, encoded by the coding sequence ATGACCGATAGAATTGATAAAAAGTCATTGTCCGAAAGGGATATCTGTACCAAGTACATTACACCGGCTATTGCAAATGCAGGGTGGGATGTAGAGTTGCAGGTATTAGAGGAGGTGTCATTTACAGACGGTAAGATATTTGTAAAGGGGAAACTCACTACAAGGGGAAAGCGCAAACGGGCTGATTATATACTCTATTACAAGCCTGATATTCCCATTGCTATCATTGAGGCTAAAGACAATAATCACACCATACGCTCAGGCATACAGCAGGCTTTAGGCTATGCTGATACATTAGATATTCCATGTGTGTTCAGCAGTAATGGCGATGGTTTTTTGTTTCACGATAAGACAGCAGAAGGCAGCAATATTGAGACGGAGCTTACATTAGATCAGTTTCCGGCTCCTGAGCAATTATGGGAGCGCTATAAAAAATACAAGGGTATTACCACACCTGAAGAAGAGCAAATAGTTGCGCAGGACTATTATTCTGATGGTAGCGGGCGAAAGCCTCGCTATTACCAACAGATAGCCATTAACAGAACCATTGAGGCTGTAGCTAAAGGGCAGGATAGAATATTGCTGGTAATGGCTACCGGTACGGGTAAAACATATACAGCATTCCAGATTGTTCACAGACTATGGAAGGCAGGCGCAAAAAAGAGGATATTATTCCTTGCTGACAGGAATGCTTTGATAGATCAGACAAAAAGAGGGGATTTTAAACATTTCAGGGATAAAATGACTGTGGTGAAACACAGGCAAATTGATAAGAGCTATGAAATATACCTCGCTCTATACCAAGGCTTAACAGGTAGTGATGAAGATGCTAATGTATATAAAGAGTTTTCTCCTGACTTCTTCGACCTTGTGATAATAGATGAGTGCCACAGAGGAAGTGCTAAAGACGACAGCGCATGGAGGGAAATACTTAATTACTTCAGCAAGGCTACACATATAGGTCTTACGGCTACCCCAAGGGAGACTAAAGAGATATCCAATAGCGAATACTTTGGAGACCCCATCTATACCTACTCGTTGAAACAAGGTATTGATGATGGGTTCCTTGCACCATACAGAGTAGTACGCATAGGGCTGAATGTGGACTATGAGGGCTGGAGGCCGGAGAAAGGTAAAACAGACAAAGCTGGTAAAGAAGTTGAAGACCGTATTTACAATAGAAAGGATTACGACAAGAACATTGTAATTGATGAGCGTACGGATATGGTGGCTAAAAAGTTGACCGAATTCCTGAAAGGGACTGACCGCTTTGCCAAGACCATAGTGTTTTGTGTGGATATAGACCATGCGGAACGTATGCGCTCTGCCATAGCAAAACATAATGCAGACCTTGTGGCGCAAAATCATAAGTATGTAATGCAGATAACAGGGGATAATGACGAGGGCAAGCGAGAACTGGACAATTTTATCAACCCCGAAGAAAAGTACCCTGTAATAGCCACCACAAGTAAGCTGATGACCACGGGTGTGGATGCACAGACCTGTAAAGTGATAGTATTGGATAGTAATATCCAGAGTATGACAGAGTTTAAGCAGATAATAGGCAGGGGTACACGTATCAATGAGGAGTTTGAAAAACTATATTTTACTATACTCGATTTCAGGAATGTTACAGACCTGTTTGCGGATAAGGAGTTTGATGGAGACCCGGTACGAGTTAAAATTGCTGGCGAAGACGAAGACCTGGGCAAAGTGGAACAGGAGGAAACGGAAGCTGCTACTGACACAACCGATATTGACGGTACTGAAGTAACCTTTGAACAACCACAAGTAAGATACCCGATAGGTAATCTGGGTAGCAAGGTAGGCGAACCAAGAGCCAAAATTTATGTGAATGGAGTGGATGTAACTGTGCTGAATACCCGTGAAATGTACTTCGATAAAGACGGTAAGCCTGTAACCGTTTCCCTGAAAGACCATACAAGGGATATTGTACTCAACCATTACACATCCCTGGAAGCATTTTTAAGCAGGTGGAATGAGGCTGACCGTAAGGATGCGATAATAAGAGAACTGGAAGAGCAAGGCGTATTGGTAAACGACCTGCGTAATGCGGTAGATAAAGAGCTGGACCTTTTTGACCTGGTATGCCATGTAGCTTACGACCAGCCACCGCTGACACGAAAAGAACGTGCCAACAACGTGAAAAAGCGCAACTACTTTACCAAATATGGTGACGAAGCCCGCAATGTGCTGGAGGCACTGTTGGATAAATATGCTGACGAAGGAGTAACCACATTGGAAAATACACAGGTACTGGCACTCGACCCGCTTACAGATTATGGCTCTCCCCGTGAGATCATAGAACTGTTTGGTGGTATGGATGCCTACCAAAAAGCTATACATGATTTAGAAAATGAATTATATCAAATAGGATAA